In Alkalihalobacillus sp. TS-13, the following are encoded in one genomic region:
- a CDS encoding DUF5693 family protein, with product MKKWLWIALILSLAVTSIGLYERTKAEWTYNTYEVAVPFKEVESLIRQGANEEDVFNGLKSSGVNALSIPPESIKSLENKGDILSLDQNEFTRFALLSGYPLDELPEKKGLYISILKSNFPVVESLENVFGDQVKNIEINERKFLYIEGEPKKIKNVYLGYSDDTFKLVESYGFSRILHVPVSDITEESKFIWEQAMTIDEHADQILFIGEEALGYPTNHVEWGNKLKEKGISTLSIEQFDQKGFENLARTNNLNVKRLISLDLGIGSLMVNQDKAIRAVKERNIRVLYIHINTDGDPEENLKENMKFFKSLNSSMPQLFKLGKPDEFSDLSRPFWMVAMALLGGITFVTLAVESLLKRKLAVVSGIAMSLIALGYLVFGSGLLLKLMALAVAIITPVYAALKLRPIERYRDILYQYGRAIFISFLGIWIGISLLYGTEFSLHIGEGFRGVKILYVFPIVYTILFAVYHLYNTKINLQEVKKLLALPILYGHLILLCILAGILVYYVGRTGNFGTVLSYELVFRQKLEELLYVRPRTKEFLIGFPFYILSLYFFMKNMKKTAYVCLIPAIIGWLSLVNTFTHLHIPIYVSVLRSLYSLSFGLIVGIVFIIAFKAGRKYYLKLRARW from the coding sequence TTGAAGAAATGGCTGTGGATTGCTCTTATCCTATCACTAGCAGTTACATCTATCGGTCTATATGAACGTACTAAGGCTGAATGGACTTACAATACATATGAAGTTGCTGTCCCTTTTAAAGAAGTGGAAAGTTTAATTCGACAAGGTGCAAATGAAGAGGATGTTTTCAATGGGCTAAAATCTTCAGGTGTAAACGCTTTGAGCATTCCTCCTGAATCCATTAAATCACTGGAGAATAAAGGCGACATTCTATCCCTTGATCAAAATGAGTTCACTCGTTTTGCTTTACTTTCGGGTTATCCACTGGATGAGTTACCCGAAAAAAAAGGTTTGTACATCAGTATTTTGAAAAGCAATTTTCCAGTTGTGGAGTCACTGGAAAACGTATTTGGAGATCAAGTAAAGAATATTGAGATAAACGAAAGAAAATTCCTTTACATAGAAGGTGAACCGAAAAAGATTAAAAATGTTTATTTAGGCTATTCAGATGATACTTTCAAGTTGGTAGAAAGCTATGGTTTCTCAAGAATATTGCATGTTCCCGTTTCAGACATTACTGAAGAAAGCAAGTTCATTTGGGAACAAGCGATGACAATCGATGAACATGCAGATCAGATTTTATTTATAGGCGAAGAAGCCCTGGGATATCCGACTAATCATGTTGAATGGGGAAATAAATTAAAAGAAAAGGGCATATCGACGCTCTCTATTGAACAATTTGATCAAAAAGGATTTGAAAATCTTGCTAGGACCAATAACCTTAATGTTAAACGGTTGATAAGTTTGGATTTAGGAATCGGTTCTCTAATGGTAAATCAGGATAAGGCGATTAGAGCTGTAAAAGAACGAAATATCCGGGTTTTATACATTCACATAAACACTGATGGAGATCCAGAAGAGAACTTAAAGGAGAATATGAAGTTCTTCAAAAGCCTAAATAGTTCTATGCCACAACTATTCAAGCTAGGTAAGCCGGATGAATTCAGTGATTTGTCACGGCCGTTTTGGATGGTAGCGATGGCCTTATTAGGTGGAATTACGTTTGTAACCTTAGCAGTGGAAAGTCTTTTAAAGCGTAAGTTAGCAGTAGTTTCAGGTATAGCCATGTCGCTCATTGCATTAGGGTACCTTGTTTTCGGATCAGGTTTGTTATTGAAATTGATGGCATTGGCAGTTGCAATTATAACGCCTGTATATGCTGCTTTAAAATTGAGACCAATTGAACGGTATAGAGATATATTATATCAATATGGCCGGGCGATATTCATCAGTTTTCTCGGAATTTGGATCGGGATTAGTCTCTTATATGGAACAGAATTTTCATTACACATTGGAGAAGGTTTTAGAGGAGTGAAAATTCTTTATGTGTTCCCAATCGTATACACGATCCTATTTGCTGTATACCATTTATATAACACGAAAATCAATTTGCAAGAAGTAAAAAAACTTTTAGCCTTGCCAATCCTATATGGGCACCTTATCTTGTTGTGTATTTTAGCAGGCATCCTCGTATATTATGTAGGGCGTACAGGAAACTTCGGTACTGTGTTATCGTATGAACTGGTTTTCAGGCAAAAATTAGAAGAGCTTTTGTATGTAAGACCTAGAACAAAAGAATTTCTGATTGGATTTCCATTCTATATTCTTTCCTTGTATTTCTTCATGAAAAATATGAAGAAAACAGCATATGTTTGTTTAATCCCTGCTATAATAGGTTGGCTTTCACTAGTCAATACATTTACTCACTTGCATATCCCTATATACGTTTCTGTTTTAAGAAGCCTTTACAGCTTATCATTTGGTTTGATTGTGGGAATTGTTTTCATCATTGCCTTTAAAGCAGGGCGTAAATATTATTTGAAATTGAGAGCAAGGTGGTAA
- a CDS encoding WecB/TagA/CpsF family glycosyltransferase, protein MKLNKIDVMGVPFVDTSMDSFIKHLHESHIVNDSKAFVITANPEIVMYASEDVSYKNVLNDADYVTPDGIGIVKAARILGTPIKERVSGFDIMCNLLQIANENHFSVYLLGAKEEVLQSAEANIQATYPNVDIVGSQNGYFNWEDNDIVNDIQQLKPDMVFVALGLPRQENWIAENIHHFNKGIFMGVGGSFDVFAGIVKRAPVIYQNLNLEWFYRLVKQPSRAKRMLALPKFMIKVIEQKVKGRK, encoded by the coding sequence ATGAAGTTAAACAAAATAGACGTCATGGGTGTACCATTTGTCGATACCTCAATGGATTCATTTATCAAACACCTTCATGAATCACATATCGTAAATGATAGTAAAGCGTTTGTCATCACGGCAAATCCTGAAATTGTTATGTATGCGAGTGAAGATGTGAGTTATAAGAATGTCTTGAATGATGCAGACTATGTCACTCCGGATGGCATTGGAATTGTAAAAGCAGCACGAATTCTTGGCACACCAATAAAGGAAAGGGTTTCAGGTTTCGATATCATGTGCAATCTCTTACAGATTGCCAATGAAAATCACTTTTCTGTTTATTTACTAGGTGCAAAAGAAGAGGTTTTACAATCTGCTGAGGCCAATATTCAAGCAACTTATCCAAATGTAGACATTGTTGGTTCGCAAAATGGCTATTTTAATTGGGAAGATAATGATATTGTGAATGATATCCAACAGCTTAAACCAGATATGGTTTTTGTGGCTCTTGGACTACCAAGACAGGAAAATTGGATTGCAGAGAATATCCATCATTTCAATAAAGGCATTTTTATGGGAGTGGGAGGTAGTTTTGATGTGTTTGCTGGAATTGTGAAGCGAGCGCCTGTAATCTACCAAAACTTGAATTTAGAGTGGTTTTATAGATTGGTGAAGCAACCATCAAGGGCTAAAAGGATGTTAGCATTGCCAAAATTCATGATCAAAGTGATTGAACAGAAAGTAAAGGGAAGAAAATGA
- a CDS encoding polysaccharide biosynthesis protein, whose protein sequence is MSGTFVKSTLILTIATLISKILGSVFRIPLQNIAGDEVLGIFTLVYPVYMTALILSVAGIPLAISQLISKARVENDQQEIRNIFVTSSILAVLFGLVSFSLLTGLSEQLAQVLGGQKTRLSIIIVSITLLIAPYMAVYRGFFQGYENMKPTAYSQVIEQFIRVALIIAIAYYTVSMDFSNEVIAGGVMIGSSIGALLSLVYLRYLFQKSSFNPASKQKYSLKDFKITSQRILKVSLPICVGALTMALLNVVDSLSIPFSLKMAGGESAEINYQYGLYGRGLSLVQIATVFSTSIVLPLIPLISRNLAQNDYENANKVIMKSQNLAHLFSWPAALGLLGLALPLNLGLFTDLNGSLVLALIGLSAVFTSLTVLGTGILQGLEESKLAAWIIVLGALIKVVFNFVFIQLYGLVGAAIATLLIYILIWLVNSYFIWKKTNVKFATRETFVQFGSSILMGALIGVPTLFLGLQAWGRLEALLYGFGGVIIGAVVYLFAVIAFKGFSAEELNRIPGINKFIKMAGFNQKYPNK, encoded by the coding sequence ATGAGCGGAACATTTGTAAAGAGCACACTGATTTTAACGATAGCAACATTGATTTCTAAGATACTCGGAAGCGTCTTCAGAATTCCATTACAAAATATTGCTGGAGATGAAGTATTAGGGATTTTTACACTGGTCTACCCAGTCTATATGACGGCATTGATATTATCTGTGGCAGGTATTCCTTTAGCTATTTCACAGCTTATCTCAAAGGCTAGAGTAGAAAACGATCAACAGGAAATCAGGAATATTTTTGTCACATCAAGTATTTTAGCTGTTCTATTTGGGTTAGTGAGTTTCAGTTTACTCACAGGTTTATCTGAACAATTAGCTCAAGTATTAGGGGGACAAAAAACGAGACTGTCCATTATCATTGTCTCGATTACGTTGTTGATTGCACCATATATGGCTGTCTACAGAGGTTTTTTCCAAGGCTATGAAAATATGAAACCGACAGCATATTCACAAGTAATCGAGCAATTCATCCGTGTAGCATTAATAATTGCGATTGCTTATTACACGGTAAGTATGGATTTCAGCAATGAGGTTATAGCTGGAGGAGTAATGATTGGTTCTTCGATTGGTGCTCTGTTATCTCTCGTGTATCTTCGTTATCTATTCCAAAAGTCTTCATTTAATCCTGCTTCTAAACAAAAATATAGTTTGAAAGACTTTAAAATAACCAGTCAAAGGATATTGAAGGTTTCCTTGCCGATTTGTGTTGGTGCATTAACAATGGCGCTTTTAAATGTTGTCGACTCCTTATCGATTCCTTTCAGTTTGAAGATGGCCGGAGGGGAAAGTGCGGAAATAAATTATCAATATGGTTTATATGGCCGTGGGCTATCATTGGTGCAAATTGCTACAGTGTTCTCCACCTCCATTGTACTTCCTCTGATCCCTTTGATAAGTCGAAACTTAGCTCAAAATGATTATGAGAATGCTAACAAAGTGATAATGAAGTCACAAAATTTGGCACATCTTTTTTCGTGGCCGGCAGCATTAGGTCTTCTAGGATTGGCTTTACCCCTTAATCTAGGTTTATTTACTGATTTAAATGGAAGTCTCGTCCTTGCATTGATTGGACTCAGCGCTGTGTTCACGTCACTTACTGTACTTGGAACGGGAATTTTACAGGGGCTTGAAGAGTCCAAGCTGGCTGCATGGATCATTGTTTTAGGTGCACTTATAAAGGTTGTATTCAATTTTGTTTTCATTCAATTATATGGGCTTGTTGGTGCAGCGATTGCGACTTTGCTTATTTATATCCTAATTTGGTTGGTAAATTCGTATTTTATTTGGAAAAAAACAAACGTAAAGTTTGCTACAAGAGAAACTTTTGTTCAGTTTGGATCGTCTATATTGATGGGAGCGCTTATCGGTGTCCCTACCTTATTCCTTGGGCTGCAAGCTTGGGGGAGACTTGAAGCACTTCTTTACGGTTTTGGAGGAGTAATCATAGGTGCTGTTGTTTATTTGTTTGCAGTTATTGCATTTAAAGGGTTTTCAGCTGAAGAATTAAACCGGATTCCCGGCATAAATAAATTTATCAAAATGGCTGGTTTTAATCAGAAGTACCCAAACAAGTAA
- a CDS encoding glycosyltransferase family 4 protein: protein MLFLTLFICFLSSLLLTPIVKKFAIKIGATDQPDKRKVHTKVMPRLGGLAIYLSSLIGFYLLSPDKQYMIPLFAASLIIIATGFFDDIFEISPKVKLLGQIIAAGIVIHGGVVVNFINLPFDVRLDLGIWSIPLTLLWIIGITNAINLIDGLDGLAAGVSSIVLITISTMAIVNGNMFVIAVGFAVLGSTLGFLVYNFHPAKIFMGDTGSLYLGFIIAVTSLLGFKNITLFSLLVPIIILGVPISDTIFAIIRRFVNNKPLSAPDKSHLHHCLQRLGFSHSTTVLIIYAMSAIFGIAAVLIEQTTLWGSFLIVTVLLVFIELIVEAVGLIDTKYRPILNFFQRVTNTRNVKSIRNLNR, encoded by the coding sequence ATGCTGTTTTTAACGTTATTCATATGCTTCTTATCGTCATTATTATTAACACCAATCGTTAAGAAATTCGCGATAAAAATTGGAGCAACAGACCAACCCGATAAACGAAAGGTACATACCAAAGTGATGCCTCGACTTGGTGGTCTAGCTATCTACTTAAGTTCCCTTATTGGGTTTTATTTGCTCTCTCCTGATAAACAGTACATGATTCCTTTATTCGCAGCCAGCTTGATCATAATAGCAACTGGTTTTTTTGATGATATTTTTGAGATATCACCCAAAGTTAAACTTTTAGGCCAAATTATCGCTGCTGGTATTGTCATACACGGTGGTGTAGTCGTAAATTTTATCAATCTACCGTTTGATGTGCGTTTGGATTTAGGTATATGGAGTATTCCGCTCACCTTATTATGGATAATCGGTATCACTAATGCAATAAACCTGATTGATGGATTAGATGGATTGGCTGCAGGAGTTTCGTCGATCGTATTGATTACTATATCTACGATGGCGATTGTCAACGGCAACATGTTTGTGATTGCTGTAGGTTTTGCTGTATTAGGAAGTACACTTGGTTTCCTTGTATATAATTTTCATCCTGCGAAAATATTCATGGGAGACACGGGATCCCTATACTTAGGGTTTATTATAGCCGTAACATCTTTATTAGGATTTAAGAACATCACGTTGTTCTCTTTATTAGTCCCGATCATTATTCTTGGAGTACCAATTTCAGATACGATCTTTGCAATCATTCGTCGATTTGTAAATAATAAACCTTTATCTGCACCAGATAAATCCCATTTACATCATTGTTTACAAAGGTTGGGATTTTCCCATTCTACAACCGTTCTGATCATATATGCGATGAGTGCGATCTTTGGAATTGCCGCTGTTCTTATCGAACAAACCACATTATGGGGTTCTTTTCTTATCGTAACGGTATTACTGGTGTTCATTGAGTTGATTGTAGAAGCTGTCGGATTGATTGATACTAAGTACCGACCGATCTTAAACTTCTTCCAAAGAGTTACTAATACCCGTAATGTAAAAAGCATTCGTAATCTTAACAGATGA